The Methylomonas sp. UP202 DNA window GGAAGCCGTCGATTTCAGCAAGGAATCGGAAGCGACCAAAAAGCTGTACGGCCTGGACGAGGACATCACCAAACCTTACGGCGAATTGCTGCTGCGCGCCAGACGTTTGGCCGAGCGCGGGGTGCGCTTCATTCAAGTGGTGTCCGGTCCGACCGACATCAAAGGCGACAGCCGCGATTGGGATGCTCATCAAAACATCGAAGACAACCATGGCAAGCACAGCAAAATTATCGATAAACCGATTGCCGGCTTGCTGAAGGACTTGAAAGCCAAAGGCATGTTGGACGATACCCTGGTGGTGTGGACCTCCGAATTCGGCCGCACGCCGTGGAGCGAATCCGGCGACGGCCGCGACCACAATCCCTGGGGTTATACCCAATGGATGGCGGGCGGCGGCGTTAAAGCCGGTTACACCCACGGCGGCACCGACGATCTGGGCGTGCAAGCCATCAAGGGCACCGAAGTCGATACCTACGACCTGCACGCCACGGTACTTAACCAGCTCGGTTTGGACCACTTGAAGCTGATTTACAAATATCAAGGTCGATCCGAAAGGCCGACCGTGGTGTACGGCAAGGTGATTAAGGAGCTGATCGCCTAGGGACGCCGCCGTAGTTCGCTGCCACGCCAGCCGATCAATGCCGCGTGTCCGGTGTGGGACATGCGGCGGCTGGTTCGGGCGGCAGGGATTTTTTGATTGGGGGATTTTTTAGCATGATACGCAAGACCTTGCGGATACTGGCCTTGACCTGGATTCTGGCGCCGGGAGCCGCGTTCGCCGAAGCCGAATTCGACTTCGAGGAATTGATGAAGGACGTCGAGACCCGCATCCAGAACGTGCAGAACACGATTTCCGCGCAGGATACCGCCACCGCCAGCGCCGAAACCAAACAATTGCAAGAGGCTTTTAAGCTGGTGGAAGGCTATTTCGCCAAGCGCGGCGACGCCGCCGATGCGGTGGCCGATGCCCAGGATTACCAAAACAAGGCGGAATCGATTCAAAACGCGTTGGGTGCCGGCGATTTGAACAGCGCCGCCGGCGCCGCCAACGACTTTTCCAAACAATGCCGTGGCGCCTGCCACGACAAGTACAAACCACTTTGACCGGAAATCCACTATGAAACCCGTTTTTTTGACCGGCCTGGCCTTCGCTTGGCTGTCCGCGCCGGCACTGGCCGCGCTGCCGGAAGGCCATCCGGCCCCGGCCATCGAGACCCAGGCATCGCAAGCCGGCAAGGCGTTCGCGTACTCGCTGGGCGACGCTTTAAAGAAAGGTCCGGTCGTCGTTTATTTTTATCCATCCGCCTATACCGGCGGCTGCAATATCCAGGCGCACAGCTTCGCGGTTAACCATGACAAATTCGCCGCCGCCGGCGCAACCATTGTTGGCGTGTCGCTGGACAGCATCGAGCGTCTCAACGAATTTTCCGCCGACCCCAATTTCTGCGCCGGCAAGTTTCCGGTGGCATCGGATGCCGGCGGCGCGATTTCCAAGGCCTACGATCTGGCGGTACGCGATCCGCAACCCGGTAAGACAGACAGTCGCGGCCAGGCTATCGATCACGGTTTCGCCGAGCGCACCACCTTCGTCGTGACGCCGGACGGCAAGATTGCCGCGACCCTGGGTGGTTTGAAACCCGAAGAAAACGTCGCGCAAGCGCTGGCCGCCGTCGAGCGTTTGGCCGGCCAGCGCCACGCCGCCCAGTGAGCGCGGCGCGAAGGCCACGGGAATTTACCGCGAAAACCGCGATTCGTCGGCGCCGCTTGGGCCGGCGTTGGCTGGCGCTCGGCGCGATGGCTCTATTGACCGCCGCGCCGCAGGCTTCGGCCGAGCGGGCCGGCGATCCCGCCATCGGCCGGCTGACTTCCGAGACCGAGCGCTGTCAGGAATGCCACGGTAGCGAGGGTATCAGCGTCGCCGACAAGATTCCCAACCACGCCGGCCAACCGGCGGATTACCTGGTCAAACAGCTGCGGGATTTCCAGTCCGGCGCCAGGCAACACGAGACGATGACGGTGATGGCGGCCGATTTGGCGCCAGCCGACATCGTCGATATCGCCGCGTATTTTTCCGGCCTCCCGGCACCGACGGGCGATGCGAACGGCCAGCGGCCGGCGGCCAAAAAGCTGGCGGAACAAGGCGACGAGACTCGCAAGGTTCCGGCGTGCTTCAGTTGCCACGGACCGGCCGGGAAGGGCCGTGTCGCCGACGGTATCGCCTATCCGCTGCTCGGCGGCCAACGCTTGATTTATCTACGTTCGCAATTGCGCAATTGGAAGTCCGGCGATCGCCGCAATAGCCCTGACGGGGTGATGAACCGGATTGCCGGCGCATTGAGCGACGACGAAATCGACGGGCTGGCGGCCTATTTGGCGACTTTGTAAAGATTGAGTACTGCCGCGATTATTCGCTATGACAAGGAGATGGAAATGAAGAAATCGTTGAACTGGTTGCTATACGAAACCCACCGCTGGCTGGGCGTGGTCCTGGCGTTGTTCATGTTCGTCTGGTTTGCGACCGGACTAGTGATTATGTATTCGACGCCGACCGCGCAAAGCCGCGCTCAACAGTTGGCGCACGCCGAAGTGCTTCAGCCCGAATCCGGCTGGCTTAGTCTAGGAGAAGTCTGGCAACACAGTGCGGAGCAACGCAAGGCCGCCGCCGAACAGTGCAAAGCCAAACCGGCCGGCGGCGAGGCCGCGTCCGGTAAACCCGGCGGCGAGCCGGCGCTGGCCGATGCCCGGTTGCTGCGCAGCGCCGGCGAGCCGGTCTGGCTGGTCGATGATACCCAGGGGGTGCGTTACGCATTGTCGGCCGTCGACGGCGGATTGCGGGAAACCGATAGGACCCAGGCGCTGCGAATCGCGCAAAACTGGTTCGTCGCCGAGGGCCGAAATCCGGCCGAACTGGTTTATCTGGAAAGCGTCGAGGCGCCGGCGATCTTGCGTAACCGCGAGACTTTACGGCCGTTTCACCGCATCGCCAGCAACGAGGGTGACGAGTTGCTGATTTCGGCGCGGACCGGCGAAGTGCTGCACGCTTCCAGCCGTTGGGAGCGCGGCCTGTTTTGGGCCGGGAATTGGATACATTTATTCAAACCGTTGGATTTGCTGGGACTGGGCGACATTCGCCACGACGTACAACTGTGGTCCGGCGCGGGCGCCACGATAGCCTGCATCACCGGCCTGATTATCGGCTGGTTGCGCTGGCGGCCAGGTTTCGGCGGCAAGCCGACCTATTCGCAAGGCCGAACTCAGCCTTATCGCGAATTCTGGTTTAAATGGCATTTCTGGACCGGGTTGATCGGCGGCACCGTGGCCTTGAGCTGGGCGCTGAGCGGCTTCGTCGATACCAATCCCGGCAAAATCTTTTCCAACGGCGAATACAGCAAGGCGGAATTAAAGCGCTACCTGGGCGCCGAAGTACCGGCGACGATGCTGGATTGGCGGCCGGCGCCGTTGCGGTTGGCCGGCACCGGTATTGAAGTCGTCGAACTGAACTGGCGGCGTCTGGGCGGCGAAACGGTCTTGTTGGCGCAAGGTCGCGATGGCTTGCGTTTGCCGCTGACGCCCAGCGGGGCCGGCCCGCGTTTCAGCGAAAACGCGATCGGCGATGCGGTCCAGCGCTTGGCGGGTGACACCAAGGTCGCGGCAGTCAAAATATTGGACGACTACGACAGTTATTACTACCCGCGCCACCATCAAGGCTTGGTCGAAAAACCGCTGCCGGTGGTGCTGGCCGAACTGGACGATGCAGCCGGCAGCCGGGTTTATCTCGATCCACAGGACGGCCAATTGCTGGCCAAGCTGGACCAAAGTCGCCGGGTGTTCCGCTGGCTGTATTCCGGTTTGCATCATTGGGATTTCGGCTGGCTGTATTACCGGCCGTTGTGGGACATCTGGATGCTGACCTGGGTCGGATTCGGCTTAGTGCTGGGGGCCAGCTCGCTGGTGATCGGCTGGAAGCGATTGGTGAAAACCTTTGCGCCGAAGAAACGCCGGGCTAATGCGGCAGCGCCGAGCGGCAATGCGGCGCCGAGTCGCGGCGCGACCTTGGCAACCGAAGCGGCCGATTGAGCCGGCTGATGACGTAACCGCGCGAGCGGGGTTTTGTGATTGGGGTTCAGCCGTTTGGCCCAGACCCGGCTATCGAATTTTTTTAATTGAGGTGAAACATGGGTTTGAGCGTACCGCATTTGTTGGTGGTGTTGGCCATCGTGGTCTTGGTGTTCGGCACCAAGCGTTTGAAAACCGTCGGCGCCGATTTGGGCGATGCGATCAAAGGCTTCCGCAGGGCGGTCAAGGACGCCGAAACCGATCAAGCCCAGCCGTCTGGCGGCTTGCTGAGCACGGCGCAAACCGAAGAGCGCGAGTCGGTCGGGTAATTGATCGGTGACGGCGGCGGATTTGGCGTATCAGGCGTCGCGCGATCCCCTCGGAGCGTCGAAATAGGCGAAATACCGCCGTTCGCTTGATCCGACTCGATGCGGATCGTTCCGTACGCCTACCGGGCCTTGGGCTTACGGAATTTGGCGCACGGAACTACTGGCGTGGTGAGTTCTAACTACAATGGCTGACGCGGGTTGCCACCACCCCCGCGACCGCCGCCGGTGCCGGTACAGGTCGATACCGATAATTTTACCGCCGTACCCGGCGCTACGACCGCACCGCTGGATGGGGTTGTACTCTGAACGGTACCGGGATCGAGACAGGTGTTTACGTAGGTGATTTCGCCGGAAGCGAGACCGGCGGCGTTGATGGCATTCATGGCCGAGGAAGCATCCCACGAACGTACATTGGGTACGGTGACTGCACCTAGGGACACGGTAATGTCCATCGGCGTCCTTGTTGCCACCGTGTTTCCGCTTGCCAGACTTTGGGCTATCACCGAACCCACTGATGCGAAGTTGACCTCGCGCGACACATTACCCACGCGTAAACCGGAATCCGATATTGTCCTACGCGCGGCATCTTCGGATAAGCCTGTGACGTTGGGAACATTGGAGCCGACGGTCCAGGTGAAGGTGATGGTGTCGGATTGATGGTTGGCTGAGGTGACCATCGCGGTGATCTTCGAAGACGTTATCGAGTAGTCGGACGGTGTACCCAATATTCGTCCGTCGGATGTTGCGTAGAGGCCGCCGGGGAGGCCTGATACCACCCAGGAATAGGGCGCCGTTCCTCCGTCCGCCGTCAACGTTTGGTTTACCGGCGTCCCCGCGATAGTCGTGACATCGCCTGGTGATTGTATGAGGGGGCGGCTGCCATCGCCACCAGCGCTGTGCACCGTTCCGCTCGTCAGTACATCGCAGCGACCGTCGCCGTCGGCGTCCTCTAGCGTGACATCGGCTAAGCGGCTTGGCGACTGTTCCAAAAACACCCAGCGACCGCCAAGCCGCGTAGAGCGATACCACCAA harbors:
- a CDS encoding peroxiredoxin, giving the protein MKPVFLTGLAFAWLSAPALAALPEGHPAPAIETQASQAGKAFAYSLGDALKKGPVVVYFYPSAYTGGCNIQAHSFAVNHDKFAAAGATIVGVSLDSIERLNEFSADPNFCAGKFPVASDAGGAISKAYDLAVRDPQPGKTDSRGQAIDHGFAERTTFVVTPDGKIAATLGGLKPEENVAQALAAVERLAGQRHAAQ
- a CDS encoding c-type cytochrome, whose product is MSAARRPREFTAKTAIRRRRLGRRWLALGAMALLTAAPQASAERAGDPAIGRLTSETERCQECHGSEGISVADKIPNHAGQPADYLVKQLRDFQSGARQHETMTVMAADLAPADIVDIAAYFSGLPAPTGDANGQRPAAKKLAEQGDETRKVPACFSCHGPAGKGRVADGIAYPLLGGQRLIYLRSQLRNWKSGDRRNSPDGVMNRIAGALSDDEIDGLAAYLATL
- a CDS encoding PepSY domain-containing protein; its protein translation is MKKSLNWLLYETHRWLGVVLALFMFVWFATGLVIMYSTPTAQSRAQQLAHAEVLQPESGWLSLGEVWQHSAEQRKAAAEQCKAKPAGGEAASGKPGGEPALADARLLRSAGEPVWLVDDTQGVRYALSAVDGGLRETDRTQALRIAQNWFVAEGRNPAELVYLESVEAPAILRNRETLRPFHRIASNEGDELLISARTGEVLHASSRWERGLFWAGNWIHLFKPLDLLGLGDIRHDVQLWSGAGATIACITGLIIGWLRWRPGFGGKPTYSQGRTQPYREFWFKWHFWTGLIGGTVALSWALSGFVDTNPGKIFSNGEYSKAELKRYLGAEVPATMLDWRPAPLRLAGTGIEVVELNWRRLGGETVLLAQGRDGLRLPLTPSGAGPRFSENAIGDAVQRLAGDTKVAAVKILDDYDSYYYPRHHQGLVEKPLPVVLAELDDAAGSRVYLDPQDGQLLAKLDQSRRVFRWLYSGLHHWDFGWLYYRPLWDIWMLTWVGFGLVLGASSLVIGWKRLVKTFAPKKRRANAAAPSGNAAPSRGATLATEAAD
- the tatA gene encoding twin-arginine translocase TatA/TatE family subunit — translated: MGLSVPHLLVVLAIVVLVFGTKRLKTVGADLGDAIKGFRRAVKDAETDQAQPSGGLLSTAQTEERESVG